The window AAGTTTATGGTTTTCAAAGGAAATAcaactttaaattttctagcttttaaataaaaaattttgaagttttttttttcaggttAAGGTTTAATCGAGAGAACAACGcgcaaatttttttttaaaaaaatatatttaaaatataaaaaataatataatgaatatttatattttaaaatatttatgtaatattaagtttaattttttaattatttactaaTGATGTTAATagctaaatattaaaaatattattttggaacaagaagaaacaaattaacctttttgaattattttgaagagactttttgaattttacgAAATTAGTGCTTATTTGGcctgatttattttaatttatctatCTCTTAAAAGTATAAGTCaagtcaaatataaattttttaaaaaaataattttttaaaaaaataaaatttaaaaaaaaacttcaaaaaaagtttcttatataagctttttcttctcttttttcttaaaaatataaaaaaattttatttttattgtaaaaatatttttatttattaaaaataattataatattatcttttaaaaaaatactttttaagataattttgattaaaattataatttataaaaaaatttataaaaaaattatcaaataattttaatttaattttaaaaattattaatttttataagagTTTCGTAATAACCTTCGACTTATAAAAAGTGAGTgcagaaattatttttatttaagaagaaaaagactaatttttattatatcctaTGGGTCAATTCTCCCAGCTCCAAAACCCAAATCAATCCATCCATCCATTCCTTGCTTCCACCTATGTTTCTTTCTGCTCTCTGGGAGGAAGCAAATCAGGATAGAAGAACGAAGAATTTAATCTCAAAGAATAAAAGTCCGCAAAGAGCTTGATTTCGAATCTTCTGAATGTCAAGTTAGTttggaataaataaatataaagcaGATGGAAGGAAGCAGGATATCGGCCAGCCCTAGGCCATGCAGTGGGAGGAGAGTGTGGGCTAATAAGAAGAGGCCTCGTCTTGATGGTTATGTCAATACCTTCAGTAAGCTGCTCAGGCGTGAAATTTCATCAAAGCCTTGTTTTTCTATCTCAAATGCCTACGAGAAGTTCCGCAATATGCGTTTGGTGGTATCTATTCCACTCCCTTTactcttcacttttcttttttgtagtgtaaaTCGCACTGAGAACTTTACCATGCTTAGATTGTTAGATTGCATTGTATGGAAAGTTTTATTGTTGTGAGTAAAAGAGTTGATGTAGCTGACACTGACTAGTTTGGGAAAGGTCTAATTGCGTCTAAGGAAAGCTGTAAATGCTTATGCAAATATGAACGACTATAAGAATACTCGATGCAGAAGAATGAATCTTACTGGCTTCAAGGGAGGAAGGTTTAAATTTTAGCATGCCAATTACTCAAACTTACATCAAACAGCCCCATCTTGATCTTGCATTCATGTTGCCATGGACAAGATATCATTTGATTTCTCTGTTTGTGCTCCAGGAGGAATATGATAGCCATGATCCCAAAGGCCATTGTCCAGTAGCACTGCCCTTTCTGATGAAGAGGACGAAAGTAATTGAGATAGTGGCTGCATGTGACATTGTTTGTGCTCTTGCACATTCTGGTGTATGTGCTGCTTTTGATAGAGGTCATTGACAAACACGAATCTGATGGCATGGTGAAATGTCACATGCCATgagtttaaagaaattttggtCCTATTTGGGCTTTTCTTCCATGTAATTTGAAATTACATGTTTACTGATCTATATTCTAAATGCAGAGAGAAGCAAGAGGATATGTTTTGTAAATGTTAGTCCTGATGAAGTCATCCGAAGCTTATTCTATAACAAGAATAATGATTCACTTATTACAGTTTCAGTATATGCATCGGACAACTTCAGCTCTTTGAAGTGCAGATCTACAAAGATTGAGTGTGAAGATATTTTGCATCTTTTTTCTACTCTGTTCATCGCTTACATGTGATTTCTCATATTGATGTATTTCTTTGATAAATGCTTAGATATATACGGAGGGGTAAACCAGATGCAGGTTTCGCTCTTTTTGAGTCAGAATCTTTGAAATGGCCTGGCTTTGTAGAGTTTGATGATGTTAATGGAAAGGTGCTAACTTACTCTGCCCAAGATAGGTACATTTTCAGCCCAAAGCgttaaaaattttgtgatCACCTAATGTACATTCTAAGCTTGGATTGCATTGGCAGCATATACAAGGTGTTTGATCTCAAAAACTATACCATGCTGTACTCTATATCGGATAAACATGTACATGAAATTAAGATCAGGTAAGAGCTCCCTGTCTGGTTCGCACTGAGTGTCTCTCTCAGTGTGCACATTGACCATGTAGCTACTAGAGAATTTCTCTCTTGATTCTAGGAACCTACTAAGGTGCCTATTTTCTTAGTAGTTTCTTACGTGTTTAGATTATTTTTTTGCATACTTTCTCTTCTACAGTCCAGGTATCATGTTATTGATTTTCAATAGGGCTAGTGGTCACATTCCTCTTAAGATTCTGTCCATAGAAGATGGGAAAGTTCTCAAAACCTTCAAGCATTTACTTCATCGAAATAAGAAGGTAGACTTCATTGAACAATTCAACGAGAAACTTCTTGTTAAGCAAGAAAATGAAAACCTCCAGATTCTTGACGTAAGTTATccatctctttttctttttctcatctCGCTTTCATTGTTATTTTAATGCTGCTAACAATCACTACCCATTTGTATAGGTTCGAAGCTCCGAGCTGATGGAAGTTAGCAGTACTGAATTCATGACTCCATCAGCATTCATTTTTCTGTATGAAAATCAGCTATTCCTAACATTTAAAAATCGGACCGTTGCTGTTTGGAACTTTCGCGGGGAGCTCGTAACTTCGTTTGAGGATCACCTCTTATGGCATCCAGACTGTAACACAAATAACATTTGTATAACCAGTGATCAGGAACTTATTATTTCTTACTGCAAGGCGGAATCTGATGATCAGTGGATGGAAGGAAATGGTAATTCCTTCTGCAGCTTTTTGACATAGAGCTGTCAATGATTTAGAATCTGGCTGAAAGTTGAAGCCATAGTTTTCATTGCTTATTCTAGTTAACGACCCTTAGCTTCTCTATCTGTCATGTCTGGAAAGTGTGTGCTTGAGATAACATAACAATTTAGTGAAAGTCTGCCTTtaatcttcattttcttccaacTCGTTTTAATCCTCTCTATTGCTAGGTGGAAGCTTAAACTACAATGAACATCTAGAAATGTTGTTTTTTATGCAATTGAGACCTAAAATTGCCCTGTTATGTTATCTAATATAGAATCCAGATGGTCAGATTAGTTTAAATTGTGGagttaaaaatatatgtttcatattATTACAGATCTTtggaatcatttttatgtctGGCAACATTTTTGTACTGCAGTGAGCATAACATTATCAGTGCTGTGTTTTTAATGTAGCTGGATCTATCAATATCAGCAACATCTTGACCGGAAAATGCCTGGcaaaaataaatgcatcaaATGGCAGTCCCAAGGTTGATAGCTCTAAGATGAGAAGCACAGTTTCAGAAGCTTTAGAAGACATAACTGCCCTTTTTTATGACGAAGAGCGCAATGAGATCTACACCGGAAACAGACTAGGTTTAATTCACGTATGGTCTAATTGAAGATTAGATAGTTCCATTGAGCTTGCCTTAATACAGTTGAGCTAAATTATAGTGTATTGCCGAAATGCCCTTGAATTGTATGATTAGATAATTCTTAAGTTTTCCTGGCATTTTATagatttgtatttttgtgCTTTATAGACTCTGCTTCAGATGTAAAGCTTCAGCCCGAATGCAGAGTTTCATTTCATTATCTGTACACTTGAGTGTATTCTTTTATTGGCTTATGATTTTGCGTTTTGTAACTGGGAAGTTGGCTGGTGAGATGCTGACTATGAAAACAATATGAATGTTGATGTCAAGTTTAATTTCATTGCTACAGAAAGATGCATATGTCAGCtatattgatttgaaaaaACAATTATTTGTAATCATCGAGCACTAAATTTCAACATTGCAACTTAACTTTTGGAAAGATAAAACCATGTTGTCTGTTAAACACAAATGGTGAATCTATAATGAAGCAGAAATCCTGAGCTATAAATCATTCTAGTCCTGCATTCAAGTGATCACGCTGTTGCTTTCAAAGTAGTTAGTGCTTCTAGTATAATATTCCGATTGGAGAAACTTAGCATAACAACTTCATAGCCTTTCCTCCTGAAAATAATGGATGGGTAAAGAGTTAGATATCGTTAgtatgaaatgagaaaataagCTGCATAGCAATGCAATGCGAGGAAGAAAACCAAGCCTCTGGTCACTCTCTCATAATGCAGTTTGCCGCTATTAGATTTGAATATTCATGAGAATGGTGCTTGAGATTGCCTAGAGAGTGTTAATTCCATTGTCTAGCTTACCAATGAAttaatcagaaaaaaaaaaaagaaagaaaaaacaacaGATGCAACTTACGATAGCAGTACATTTCTGAATAGATCTTTAAACAGTTAACAAGCATGTATGTCTATGAACTAGAACTCAAAAATGACATTCAGACAAATTATGTATAACCAACACATGTTGCGGTTTTTGCTTTGCAACTGCTCCTCTGTAGTACAAGGTATACTATATGCACAGCTTTCTGATGCTTGGTCATCTTCATATACCAACAGTACATCAAAAAGGAGAGCAAAAACCAAAGGATCCTTACATTTCCAACTTACTTCATTGCCTGC is drawn from Theobroma cacao cultivar B97-61/B2 chromosome 4, Criollo_cocoa_genome_V2, whole genome shotgun sequence and contains these coding sequences:
- the LOC18601296 gene encoding uncharacterized protein LOC18601296 — encoded protein: MEGSRISASPRPCSGRRVWANKKRPRLDGYVNTFSKLLRREISSKPCFSISNAYEKFRNMRLVEEYDSHDPKGHCPVALPFLMKRTKVIEIVAACDIVCALAHSGVCAAFDRERSKRICFVNVSPDEVIRSLFYNKNNDSLITVSVYASDNFSSLKCRSTKIEYIRRGKPDAGFALFESESLKWPGFVEFDDVNGKVLTYSAQDSIYKVFDLKNYTMLYSISDKHVHEIKISPGIMLLIFNRASGHIPLKILSIEDGKVLKTFKHLLHRNKKVDFIEQFNEKLLVKQENENLQILDVRSSELMEVSSTEFMTPSAFIFLYENQLFLTFKNRTVAVWNFRGELVTSFEDHLLWHPDCNTNNICITSDQELIISYCKAESDDQWMEGNAGSINISNILTGKCLAKINASNGSPKVDSSKMRSTVSEALEDITALFYDEERNEIYTGNRLGLIHVWSN